One Echeneis naucrates chromosome 16, fEcheNa1.1, whole genome shotgun sequence genomic window, ttctccaaactcaTGTCAAACAATGTCATGCCTTGCAGAAGAAACCCAACTATTCCTATTGTTCCTGGAAGACCCCAAAGTCTCTGCACCAGTTTCAGCTTGACTCTCTGACATTCCCACATGTATGAAGGAAtgtcctcttcttctgtctctttctaaGACTGCAAGCTCTATAGAATCGAAGACTAGAAAATATTGCCAGGTCTAATATACAGAAATGATGtggaaaataatttcattatggGCCACAATCTCAATGAAATGCCTCCATCATTCTGCAGAATCCACAAAGAATATTTTGAGAGTAAACGGATGACCTTGGTgtggtgttcctaataaagttcTTAGTAAGGGTTGGCCCCAAATGCTGATTTATTCTCTTCACATAATTTTTTACATCCTTTTGTTTACAaaggttttgtaaaaaatgtcaaattatgtTTGTATTATTGCGTTCATCTCGAGTACCCAGCTCTGTTTGCACATTATTTACTGAGACCACAGATGGGTTGGAGGAAAAAGAGTAAGGTGGATTGAAAATACGGTAATTGATAAGATCCCTGTCTTGTGAATCATAGAAAAGATGGGCAGACAGATTGAAGTACTGAAACACAAACCGTGCCAATAGCTGTACACAAGATGGAGTGTTTCTGATGTTGCTGAGGTGAAGGAgaatcagattttttatttgtagtgttttctttttgcatccAAAGCAGCGTTCTGCCCTCTCTCCCCGGACTGCTCCTCCACTGGGTCATACTCTGCATATTGTGCCGCACCTTCACAaaaattctcacacacacacatacacacaaacacattctctGCGCCATGCAAGGCCTCACTACTGCCaccgttgccatggtgactaCACTGCATGTTTGAATTAAGCATTACATTACAGCAAAAGcatctctctccccctctgactctgtctctctacctctctctttctccatcctcctccatctcctctgcaTCCTGGTACTGTACCAGAATGCTCAGGCTGCTGAGGAAATGAAGATGTTTGATATGGACTGTACCGAGGAAGGCGTATGTGCACTagatctgcagctgctgcccaCAGCAGGGTAGTTGGGCTATAGTAAGGCACCAGGGTATCCGTGGGATTTCAAGATCTATTGCGCTCCGTCGAGGGCTCTGGTTGGTCTAAGATAGTGAGCTGATCCAGTATTGTATTGTGGCATATTGTTAGGAAACTTGGGTTTGTGAAAACATGTCTAGAGACTGCTGCTGTATATGGTTTTATGATCAGTGTTCGACTGCATGGCATGATGTTGTTACTGCAGACAAGCTTAAACACCGGTAGGGTGAATTGCCGTGTTTGTTATGACCTAATTTAAACCTGTAACTAGAGTTTGCATTTGAAAGGTCCATTTGGTGATTGTGTTTTGTGGCTTTGAGCGAGATGAAAGCAGCCCAGTTGCCTCGTGTGTATAGTAGGATTGGGAGGCTCCTATGAGCTCTGTGGTATAAAGTCTGCAGCGCATCATTTTCCTTAGCTGTTGAATTTATTGCCACCTCTTCATCTGTCATCATGCCCTGCCTCAGGGAGGTTTCTCTGTGTATCTGCATGTGTTCCAGCATGTGGAAGGATACGCATGTGTGTAAGCTGGCGTGTATCTGTCTGATGCACACCTGCTAAAATCCAGACAGGCAGAACATTAAAAGTAAGATGGATGACTTTTTCCCTCTCCTGGCCACGCTCATTTTACTCATTCTGCCTACCGTGGCAGACAAATTCTGTTGTTCTGTGTGCAATGGGTGGATTCATAAAGCTAGGGATGTTACAGAGAGGACTGAACTGTACCTCCACTGCCGCCGGGCTCCTCGACAGAGAGGAATTCTTGCAGCACAGAGACTGAGAAACTGAAAGTCTTGgagacagactgacaaaatTTAAAGACGCCCAACAGACCAAAACATGAAGAAGTTGAGCTCCAATCGTAGCCTGAACAAGGTCCTGGCTAGGCGCGAGGCTTCCAGTTCATCAGACTTTGACCAAATCAGAGCAGCAAAGACAGGATGGGCTGGTCGTTTTGGAGATGCCAGGAGGGCACTGAGCCGCAAAACCAAAGGATCAACTTCGTCCTCAACACCATGCCTTTTCTCCACAGCTCCCCCACCGCCCAAAAGAGCTCCCAGCACCACCCTGACACTGCGCTCCAAGTCCATGACCGCTGAGCTTGAAGAACTGGGTGAGTGCCAGAGAACTGGTATGCAAAACTCTaaattctcctcctccttttctgtcGTACTTTGGCTTTCCCTTTGTCATTAAAACTTGGTATGTCTCCTAACTTTTAGAGTAGTCACTTCTGTTGGCTTGTTCTTGTCATTTCCCCTCCTCTGCTGACGCTATCTTTTTCCCACCAAGCTTCTGCtcggaggaggagaggaggtgagtcTGAGGCAAGAAACCGACACTTCTCTGAATGTCTTAAAGATTATTTTCCACTGCTGTCAATTTAAGCAGTGTTGCTTATGAAAGAAGAGCAAAAGACTTGAAACACCTACATTCTTTGCCTTTCcttctcccctctgtctctgtttcactGCCTACTGGTCATCAAGGAAACACAGTGAATTTGTATTCAACAATAGTGATGTGATTTTGTACAATACCATACAGCATGATCGCACACTGAAGGAAGAACATTggagatgtcttttttttttttttttttttttttttttgtactgtatCAGTATTGGAAATGGCATCTTTCCCAGACTTACATCTTAATATTTAGCTCTATATTATTTCTGTCTCTACAGAGAGACTAGACGAGATGCTGGCATCCCAGGAGTCTATGTTACGTTCTCAGCCCTCGGAGGCAGATTACAGGGCAGCCACTGTCAAACAACGGCCTACCAGCAGGAGAATAACACCAGCAGAGATCAGCGTGAGCGTACCTACACACAGCACTACACTGCCATGTATACAAACTCACTCCGACAGATAAATGCACAAATCCCCTGGTTTGCATGGCACGTAAGAGCACACGCGTATGCATGTGTCACCCTGTGCTGGATTTACTGGATGTAAAGTAATGAAAACTGTCTTTTGTAACATGGTAATGTCAGTATTGTTGTGCTGCAGTCATTGTTTGAGAGACAAGGGATGACTCTACATGGAGGTCTTCACCCAGGCATTGAGAGAGGTCACATACCACTACCAAAGGGGATGTCCAGGACCAAGTCTTTTGGTAAAACAATCACCCATCCTGTACATGTTCAAATAAGGTGAATGATAGTGTATCCTTCGTACAGTATCCATATAGGTAACATGGAGACATGATTTTGTAAATAGCGTCACTAATCCCACAAAGAATAACATGTAGACACCGATGcaacacagaaaatacagacagtGAAGCTAATGAATCGAATTCAAAGGGCTACTTACAAGGATGAACAAATTACAGACTAAAGATGAACAAATCCAAATAGCTGTCATAATTGCAAATGCAAACTTTTGTTGCTTTACGTGCTCAGAATGTGGAAATTGTGACTATTGAATATTCACAGAAACAAATTTGCACAGCAGATGTTCAAGCAAACACCCTGTTTTGGAAGTAGATATATGCATTCATTATTAATACTCTCTGTattattaaacattttcctgttttcaagTAGACAAATGGAACAAATGTTGAATTCATCTTCAAAGAAGTCATAAAGAGTTGGGATTAGATGTTTAATGAAAGCATTTTATGGATAAGGGTTTAACCCTTCTAAACCGAGCGATGTTGTCGGTGGCCACCGAACTTCGAATTAGCAGAagtttgcaaatgtttgctctatctGAGAAAttccagcagtttctgaaagctgCCGCTGGCTACCGAGCCAATATAGGTTCATTACAGTAATTCCACTCACACTGTTGCCAGAAGTCAGCGAATCCATTCCTCCGTTGTTAACCATTAATGCATTCTTTCCGCATACTGTAAACTGCCGGATATTGAAGGTTCTCTTTGGCTCCTGATTCATCATTAACTATGTAAATTGATATACTTCCAGTGTTTTTCATCAACATGCGGGTCTGCTTGACTGATTTAAATGATCCTGTGTCCTCAGTTTATACCTCATCACCAGGtgatctgtgtttttctccccaATCAGGTGCCACTGAGGAAGATCGGCTGTCTGCCCTTGCAGGCGAGCATCGATTTCCCCGTAGTTCCTCTATGACAGACAGTCTCCGAGACCACTCACAGCCCCATCCcattcctccacctccacaaacggcacctcctccacctccttaCTATCTAGACACTGGTCCTCCCCCATCCTtttgccctcctcctcccccgtcTAGGACCCAGAGTCAGGGCCATGAGCCTGGAGGACGTTCAAGCTTCAAGCCCTCATCCCTGGACCTGCCTTACGAGGCTGCTCAGCGGCAGGCCACACACATCGAGAGACAGAAGAAAGCCCGCTCCATGATCATCCTCCAGGACTCTTCCCATCTACCTGTAGAACCCACAGAAATTCCTCGACCTTCTGCTGCTACTCCACCTGAACGAATCAAAAGAAAGGGTAGAGTTATTGACAACCCTTACGCTAATGTGGGTCAATTTAGCATTGGACTGTACACACCCACCAAACCCCAGAGGAAGAAAAGTCCCCTGGTAAAACAACTACAGGTACAATGCATGCTTGGAATTATTtcctatttttactttttgtgccAAAGATCAGAAGGCATGATGTttggttgaattttttttttttttttttttttttttttttttgtctcactgcaggtggaagatgCACAAGAAAAAGCTAGTTTGGCCTTAGCTGCTGCCCACTCCAGAGAAAGCTCACCCTCAGGACGACACCCACATACCCATGGGCATACACACACCAGCCGTGCAGACTActaccagcagcagctgatggttGAGCGAGAGCGTATGCGTGCCCAGGGAGAGATGATGCTTCAGGGTAAGGGCCCGTTTGCTGCTGCGATTGCTGGAGCAGTGAAAGATCGTGAGCGCCGCCTAGAAGAACGGAGGAAATCCACTGTCTTCCTTTCTGTTGGGACCATGGAGGGAGCGTCTACCACCAGCTCTGACGCCCCCTCACTGACTCAGTCTCACTCCATTGATGAACGGATGCTCACCCGAGAGCTGGGACAGCTGCCTCCCCCTGCCTTGGCCCTGAGCCCCTCACCTAGTGGGACCACTTTCATCCATCCGCTCACAGGAAAGCCACTGGACCCCAACTCACCACTGGCTCTTGCGCTGGCCGCAAGGGAGAGGGCATTGACCTCCCAGAGCCAGTCCCCAACTGGTAGCCCAGAGCCTAGGACTAAACAGGAGCGGACAGGCCAGGGCATAATATTTATTGACACTCAGACCAAAGAGTCTCCACATGAAGGGGCACCCATATCTCCCCCTTTTTCACCTAAAAGCGCCAAGGCACAAGTTTATGGAGTTCGATCTTCCCCGCCATCAGTTTTAGCTCCTCAGCCCACAAAACCACAGTGGGCATCAACATCACCTGTCTCTTTTCGACAGGAGATGGAGGCTAGagtagaggagaggaaggaggagaagagactAGAGGATAAAAAGAGTATGTTGATCAGTATTATGGATACGTCTCAGCAGAAGACGGCAGGGCTGATCATGGTCCATGCAACTAGTAATGGCCAGACTGTTGGGGTAGGTTCAGAACTAGAGCAGACACCTACCCCAGCATCCACTGAACCCAGCAAATCTCCAGGTCCCCGAGCCAAATCCCCCAGTCCAATGGTCTCtcagccccagccccagccccaACTCCAGCTCCAGGCCCAGCCTCAGACTCAACGTCCTGCAAGTCCAGCCCAAGAGAAGAGTCTGGCTCAGGGAAGCTCAGAGGAAGATGTGGATCCATACACAGTAACCCTGCCCCCCGTAATGTTGTCCTCCAGTGATGAGGAAACACGAGAGGAGCTACGAAAGATTGGAGTTGTTCCGCCACCGGATGAGTTTGCAAATGGGCTGCTGGCAAAGGCACAGGAAACGCCAGTGTCCGCAGTTAAACCTGTCACCTCTCCCACAGCCCCTACAACGCCAACACCACAAACTCCCTCAACCCCAACACCAATTGTGACCCCCTCCCCAGCTCAGCCTCCCCAGCCCCCACCTCCGCCCAGTGCAACAGCTGTCTCAGGGAAGCCCTCTGACCCTCTGGAGCCCCCACCAGTAGGCGAGTCTGGCTCTGCAGCTGACTCAGGCGTTGAGGAGGCTGACACACGCAGCTccagcgaaagagagagagatcacCATCTCGAGACCACCAGCACCGTTTCCACGGTTTCCAGCATGTCCACATTGTCCTCAGAAAGCGGCGAGCCTGCCGACACACACACCACGCACACCTCCTATGCCGACGGGCAGACTTTTGTGCTCGACAAGCCGCCAGTGCCTCCTAAGCCCCGACTCAAGTCCCAGATTGGAGGCAGTAAAGGCCCTGTCACCTTCAGGGACCCTCTGCTGAAGCAGAGCTCTGACAGTGAGCTGCTTTCACAGCAGCAGGCTGCTGccctggctgctgctgcggctggAGGAGTTGGGCTCCCCTCAGGTGGTTCAGCCTCAGTGACTGGGCTAGCTCCCACCAAGCCACGCTACCTCTTCCAGCGGAGGTCCAAGTTGTGGGGGGACCCAGTGGAGCCCCGTGGGCCAGGAGTGGGACTAGGTATTGGGAGTTTGGGCAACCTTGGTGGGCTGGGACTGGGGCTGGGTGCAGATGAAGGAGCCAAACCATCTGTTATGGGGGAGCTCAGTTCACGGTTACAGCAGCTAAATAAAGACACTAGGTCACTGGGAGAGGAACCACTGGGGGCATCACTTGACCCAGGAAGGAAGTCACCTGTGGCAGGTGCCAGGTAAGGGAAAATGTCGAGAAAAGCTGTATTTAATACTGGGTGACAGAATAAGCAGCTTGATAGCAATAATTTCAAGTTTCATTCATATGTTGTGTTCACATGGTTCACTTGTCAAACGCTGTAAGTTCAGttaactgattttattttaaaagcccatttgaaaaacaaacaaaagaaacacataggctcttatttattatttaaaagcaAGTAAATTTTATTACAACAATTAAGTGTATGTTGTTCTGAaatcacatttacaaaaaacTCATATTCTACAAAAAACTGAGTCCTTTAGTCTAACACCAGCagtttaagatttatttttgtacaataTGTGGTTTTGctcacattttgaaatataaaagtCCACTCAGATTGTTAGTAATAATGAGATCAGAGGTCACAAATTCTGCTGGCATCAGCTTCCCCTGTGTTATTAGTGAGTTGATATGTGCTATAATTTTCCGTGAGCCATACAGTCTATAGGAACTTCAGAAAGCACGTGAGGAATATAAAAGAAGCAAACACAAATTTGCTTACACAATTACCAGGAAATCCATAACCTTCTGAAGCACATTAGTGTTTTATGTCTGTTTCCTGTGGGTTTCTTTGTTCACACTATATCTGAAAGTGCATTGAAGTCGTTTATATTTCTGCAGATGTGAGGACACCGAAGAGAGTAAACCTTAAGGTTATAGCCCATAGGGTAAACCAagctttttaattatttttttttcaaagcaaacCTCTCAACTAATACcattgacaaaaaaatgtattttcatttgaacGTTATTTGTTACCTTGTTTGCATCAGCTGATTTCTTAACCACTTCCCCAGaatctttcagaataaaaagtaGGTGCACTCGATAGTAGTtagtgtaggtgtgtgtgtgtgtgtgtgtgtgtgtgtgtgcgtgcgcgcatgCGTGCACACGTGTGTATGTGGAGTAGATTATCTGTTGGTGCAAACAAGGTAACCAGGCTTGGAGGCATGCACTTTCTAAAAATCTATCCTCATGTCACAAACTTTCTATTGGGTTCTAACCTTTGACCCTCAGAGTAGTTACCCTTCAGCTTTCCTTGTTCAAATAACGCAAAATACATCCTTATTCCCCCCAGCTCTTTGGAACCATCACTGATATACAGAGTTGAAACTAGTTTGTCACCAGACCCTCCCCACAGTAATATCAGTGATAACCTCAAAGTTTTAAGGATGTATTTCCAGAGGTATTTGAACATGACTCAAACATAATGGTGTGCAGCGTAAAAACATCCCACACATCCATTAATAACCATGTTAACAATGCGCCAACAGAGGTCGTGTGGCGtaactgtcaaataaatggTGGAATCTTCTCTCTTGGTCTACTCGTGATGTGTTCCACTTTGGGGGGTTTTCTCAGCTGTACGATAACCTGCCTCCACCTGGTCTTGTTTCTGTGACTTGGCAAGTTGGGAGTTAAAATCAGAAGAATAATTCTGCTTTCATTGGTTGTCTGTTGTAGTTTTACCTTTACTCTTGTACCATTTGATGGTGATTTGACTGTGCTGTGAAGAGAAGTAGTGATTCATCTATAACATCTCTGTaatgaagatggaaaaaaacacCAGACTTCCCTGCTGATTAAAGAGAATGCTGCAAGATATGAATGGACAGTCTAAGATTAAAACAggataaaatgtctttttgtcatTGATCACTAAAGGCTAACCAAAAATGGCTCTTCGTGCTACCAATGGCACTAGTGGTTAAGTTGTAAGGACAACTGTCCTTGGGGCACACAACACAAGCGAAGGGGGCTATTGCTACTCCACAGCAGCTCCACAAATCAAGCACAGCCATGTATTAATTAGAAGTTAGTAGTAGAGATTGTTAGGAAATgctttttaagatgttttataGTCTCACCCATTATTTTTATCACAATAGAGTTGGAAAGAAAAGCGTAGCACAATGTAGCGTTTGGGTGACATGTTACTGTGGTCACTATGTGGCATCGAGCCAACATCGACACCGTGATGGACCGATTTCTGCGGATGGATAAGCTGATCATCATATAAAGCATATCATAAAATCCACAGTTTTGATCAGGCTCGCCCTTCCAGATGTGATGCAGTCTAATTCATTCACCACCATCTTCATTCTGACAGTTGATTTCCGTTGGCTAAAGATTATCATGCACACCATTATTTCTTTCTCTATCACTCTCTTCTGCATTTTTGTCTCTTCACCTCCTGTAGCATTTCACTTATAATGTTGGCATCCCTGCACCCTTAGCTGTAATATTTCTCCATCACTTGCACAGTTTGCCCCATTTAAGCCCACTCAAAAACCGCATAAGCTGCTGTATTTTGACCCTCTTTTATCCACCTTGTTCACATGCTCTTTCTCACAGCTTTGGGCGGTTTAGAAACCTAAGGTTCTCATTTCATTTCCGTTGTGCTTTTCAGtctttttggttttcttttttttattccacagtTCATGtaatttgcatttgctttgtcttgtttttcagtGATTGTGTTGAGGATGGCCATGGTCCCTGACTGTCTTGCTTATTGGATACTGTAGGTTTCTCAATAAAACAGATCATAATATATTGCAAATTGTACTCATTATCTATGTACATGTTTAGATGTAGATGTAGATATAAATATTCACACTACACCATCAGGtgcaaaaacaaccacaaaagtCAAGGGACATGTGCCCTcttgtcattgttgtttttatttgtttgttgttgttgggtttttgttttgttttttttgtttgtgcagtgtTTGATATGTGAATAGTGTGCTCATATCTCTCAGGTAGCCCAATGGTCAGACCTTCCATGCTAAAGCCTATTCTGCTGCCTTTGTCATGCTACCGCATAGCAACTGCacacttgcacaaacacacacacacacacacacacacacacgcattcatACACTCACACTTGTGAACAGCTGTAAAGCATTTCAGAGACAGCAGAGTCGGCTGCAGCAGATTATCAGTCTGATTGGCAGGCTGCGTCTCATGGAGTGATGCTAACATTCTCTCccattgctctctctctgctcacctTGCATGCTCCGCCCTGCTGCTCTGATCTGATTGGTCTAGAACTGACTGTGCGCCCAGGAGGGCAGGACGACTGTGTAAGTGCGCATGGAGCTCATCTCATATCCGCCGGCTGCCTGTTGTCTGATCATCTTTCCAACATGTGCGCTGCCTGGCTACCTTTGTCCCATTGCACTCTTTAGTCCGAATCTCATCCAAGTCAAAACCTCCAAACACAGCGTAGGGAAAACAGGTGCCGTGCCTGTACATGAAACACTTACTAACGTGCATGAAGAAAAAGTAGACCtctcctttctgcctctctctgcttGCACCAAGTTAGACCAAACTCATGTTAGTCCAAACCTCCAAGCCATCCCTCTTCTCCCTATCAGACCATCGTTTCCTCCATTAGTTCACAAACATAGTAATGAGTCTCCTGAAGCTGTTTCACAAATCTATACATGTGTAGTTTTTTAAAGGAGTGTCACATGAACTAGCTTTTTTAGTAGCTGGAGTGACTGTTGCTTTAATGATCAGATTCTCCCTGCTAGAGAATTACTGCTTGATTTTATGAGTGTtgttctccctctctgtgatgGAGACGGTAAGGTTTGGTTGATTGgtaaaaatgaatgcatttaatGAAGTGTTAGCAGCACCTCCAacacaaatgaacattttcaagACATAGCTGTTTCAGAGCTCTTATTATCAACTCTGCTTTCTTAATTACTAATTTGTCACAGAAAGACATTTTATGATAAGTAATTTTTCTTGAGTGATAAGTTGTGCAAAGCTGGAAGCCAAATAGGAAATTAAATCTTTACATGCGCTTATCGTGTCCACCTGAATGTATTTACagaatatgtgtgtgcatgtttgtagtGTATTTGACATATTAAAATGAGAAATCAGGCAAATTCTTAAGAATGACTTTAATCTTTTATTAAAGTCATGAAAGGAAAAGGATGAAGGGAAAATGTGTGTGGAATAGGAGTCAAAGCAGAGCTTAATCCTCCAGTGCTGCTATATTTTTCCTGGAATGGTTGATGTATAACTTGAAAGGATGATGCAAGTCCTAAGTGACATGTCATGATTGAAGATTTTTATCTAAAGCTGGAAACAATCTCAGAAACTGATGTTACGAAAGTGGCTTGCTGCCGTGAAGCTGCTTTAATGTGACATCAGCTTGGTCTTTCTAACAGTATTTAACCTCTAGCTTACACTAACTTAAGCCTTAGAAGAGCTGACAACAGTTTATACATACAGTCTAAAGTGCTCTGACTTTATACTTTCCCTTTTAACCTGTAATCACACTAATCTTGCTGTCTTTCTATGTGTCCATCAGACTTTTCAGCAGCCTAGGCGAGCTCCACACCATTTCTCAGAGAAGCTATGGCACCACCTTCACCATCCGCCCCGGCAGCCGTTACCCTGTCACCCGACGCACCCCCAGCCCGGGGTCAGGCTCACCTGACCGGGGCGACCCTCTTGGACGATTCTCAGGCTTCGGCCTACCACCCTCACCGACTACACCGCCACAAACCATCCTCAAatcctccagcctcagccttcCCCAGGAGCCTAAAGAGGTCCGCTTTGTAATGAGGAGCTCCAGCGCTCGCTCCCGCTCTCGCTCCCCTTCCCCATCACCCTCCCATTCCCCCGGCCTTGGGTCGCCGCTTTTAGCCCTCCGGCCCTTCCACCAAAAACCCCTCCACCTCTGGAACAAGTACGATGTTGGAGACTGGCTGGAGAGCATCAATCTGGGGGAGCACAGAGCAGGGTTTCAGGAGCATGAGATCGAAGGCTCTCACCTCCCAGCTCTCACGAAGGATGACTTTGCAGAACTGGGAGTGACACGAGTTGGACATCGAATGAATATTGAGCGAGCACTAAAACAGCTGCTAGAGAGCTGACCCCTGCCCTGAGACACAGCAacagttagagagagagatgaggataGAACAGGGAAGATATAGAGTtgaagacaagaaagaaaaggagctgCTCCTCTTTTACTCTGGCTGCTTTATGTTCTCATCACAAATGTCTAATTGTCGTCCTTCGCGGCACTTTAAGTTCCCGGTCCGCATCAATACCCTGCACTGAAGAGGAGGACACAATATATTTGTCCCCTTCTACTAGGGCCTTAGTGTCTGCCTACCTTCTTGCCTGCAGCCAATTAGATCAGACCTCAAAATGGGCTCTGGTGTTTCTTCGCCATAGAAAATCGCATGAGCtccaattaaaacatttgatttggaaAATCCTTAGTTGTTCCCTTGATAAAACCCACACTTTGTCTCTCACttccccctcctttcctctctacctctatCCTTTCATCTATTAGGCCTCTGAAAGCCTTTTGCAGTTTGagtaaaggaggaggaggaaaatctTTTGTTCCAAACAGAAAGCTCAGTTGCCTTTCAAAATTtatacagagaccaacaacgaTAAACACAGGACTGTGGACATGTTGCTAACGCAGCTCTGAAAAGGTGCGTCTTCTCTAtacctgctgttgtttttaaactgaagaCTTTAGAGCCCAGAAGATGAGCTCCACCAAGAAAACCACTGGAGAGAACCACTCCGCCTTGGTACCCAGACTGTGCTATCTATTATATTTGGAGAATGTTTAACCAACACTCGTGGCTTTTTTCATAATCAATTTTTTGGTTTTCCAAAGGGAATATTATATATAGGTATTATATAATATGATAAATATGTATCTAAATATAGCTTTCAGAAGACAATGTtacaaagagaaaatgtaataatttgcgcctgtttttggtttttagtaTAGAAGGCAGAGAGAAATCTTTAAATTTATTCCACCAATAGTTTACTCATTTTTACCaattatatacataaatatacatatatatatacatacatatatatatatatatatatatatatatttttatttatttacttatttatttgaaagaaaaaagtatataGATATGGAAATGAAATTTACAACTTTCCTCATGGTCACCCTTTTCTTGAACCGTAGCATGACGAGTTGCATCATGGTCTTGAACagagtttgttgtttgtatttattttcttatggTCTTCCTTCATACTAAAGGGCATCCCGTAATGTGAGGTTGAGACCCCAGTTGACGCCCATCCCTACTGCTTCAGCTACAGATCTTGCCAATGTAGCTCTGTCTCTGATTTATCCTCCTAATGAGACAACTATTTGGTAAACGGGGCTCTTCATCTTATGCCTGTTAATCACTCAGGGATGGAAGTTTGGGGCACTAGCATGGAGAGGTTGCTGGCCGTTGTTTTAATACTATCCATTTCAATTCTTATCTGTATGGACACTTTAATACCACTACTGTCTGAAAAATGTTAGAGggctagtaaaaaaaaatttccatcCCTGCAACCCCAGAGGATGCTATTCAGACTGGGTCAGCAATAGCGAAAGAAGGTCAGGAAAAGGAAACATTGGGGTGTTTCTCATCacctgcagag contains:
- the shank3a gene encoding SH3 and multiple ankyrin repeat domains protein 3 — protein: MEEPTGNTVVIRIGIPDLQQTKCMKFNVDAPIWLSKQRILCTLNQSLKDVLNYGLFQPAYNGKAGKFLDEERQLREYPFPSIAPVPYLEFRYKRRVYTQTHLDEKQLSKLHTKANLKKFMEYVQQRNTEKVSRFLEKGLDPNFHDPDTGECPLTLAAQLEGCAELIKVLKSGGAHLDFRTKDGITSLHKAVRSKNHTALITLLDLGASPDYKDSRGLTPLYHSSMVGGDPYCCELLLHDHAQVGCVDENGWQEIHQACRYGHVQHLEHLLFYGADMSAQNASGNTALHVCALYNQDSCARVLLFRGANKEIKNYNSQTAFQVAIIAGNFDLAEIIKVHKASDVVPFRETPSYTNRRRVMPGALPSPRSLLRSASDNNLNGDHDRIHIQAPREIRGRQGHSPVPSLRSLPALGQQHSSFGEIPDSSLQSTGSSRSSHSRSPSLHHMHEEDKPIPRRSHSHGYPHGHGPRGRLSPGSVQRDPSPPHHTPPALAGPRGPKRKLYSAVPGRTFIVVKPYTPQGEGEIQLNRGERVKVLSIGEGGFWEGTVKGRTGWFPADCVEEVQMRQYDPRLETREDRTKRLFRHYTVGSYDNFTSYSDYIIEEKNAVLQKKENEGFGFVLRGAKAETPIEEFTPTPAFPALQYLESVDVEGVAWRAGLRTGDFLIEVNGVNVVKVGHKQVVSLIRQGGNRLLMKVVSVTRKPESEEVVRKKAPPPPKRAPSTTLTLRSKSMTAELEELASARRRRGERLDEMLASQESMLRSQPSEADYRAATVKQRPTSRRITPAEISSLFERQGMTLHGGLHPGIERGHIPLPKGMSRTKSFGATEEDRLSALAGEHRFPRSSSMTDSLRDHSQPHPIPPPPQTAPPPPPYYLDTGPPPSFCPPPPPSRTQSQGHEPGGRSSFKPSSLDLPYEAAQRQATHIERQKKARSMIILQDSSHLPVEPTEIPRPSAATPPERIKRKGRVIDNPYANVGQFSIGLYTPTKPQRKKSPLVKQLQVEDAQEKASLALAAAHSRESSPSGRHPHTHGHTHTSQMMLQGKGPFAAAIAGAVKDRERRLEERRKSTVFLSVGTMEGASTTSSDAPSLTQSHSIDERMLTRELGQLPPPALALSPSPSGTTFIHPLTGKPLDPNSPLALALAARERALTSQSQSPTGSPEPRTKQERTGQGIIFIDTQTKESPHEGAPISPPFSPKSAKWASTSPVSFRQEMEARVEERKEEKRLEDKKSMLISIMDTSQQKTAGLIMVHATSNGQTVGVGSELEQTPTPASTEPSKSPGPRAKSPSPMVSQPQPQPQLQLQAQPQTQRPASPAQEKSLAQGSSEEDVDPYTVTLPPVMLSSSDEETREELRKIGVVPPPDEFANGLLAKAQETPVSAPPPPPSATAVSGKPSDPLEPPPVGESGSAADSGVEEADTRSSSERERDHHLETTSTVSTVSSMSTLSSESGEPADTHTTHTSYADGQTFVLDKPPVPPKPRLKSQIGGSKGPVTFRDPLLKQSSDSELLSQQQAAALAAAAAGGVGLPSGGSASVTGLAPTKPRYLFQRRSKLWGDPVEPRGPGVGLAKPSVMGELSSRLQQLNKDTRSLGEEPLGASLDPGRKSPVAGARLFSSLGELHTISQRSYGTTFTIRPGSRYPVTRRTPSPGSGSPDRGDPLGRFSGFGLPPSPTTPPQTILKSSSLSLPQEPKEVRFVMRSSSARSRSRSPSPSPSHSPGLGSPLLALRPFHQKPLHLWNKYDVGDWLESINLGEHRAGFQEHEIEGSHLPALTKDDFAELGVTRVGHRMNIERALKQLLES